From Ciconia boyciana chromosome 18, ASM3463844v1, whole genome shotgun sequence:
ATTATTTATCATGAAAAACAACCAtacaaataaaagttatttaaaaatacaatttttcagtCAGAAACAAACACTGTTAAAATCGTGCAAGAGCTCTACCTCTAATCAGATAGACAACCAGAGGCTTGCAATACAAGTCCAAAGGCTGAATTCATAGCATACGGACATGGGAGAGACAGCAGTTTATTGAATCTACCGTAGCAGGAATTACTTACATAAACTAGAAGCAAACCTGCTCGGTTACTGATACTTAGCTTCACATCCCCTGAAGAAATACACAGGAACACATGTCCCAGGCTTACTtgtttgtttagctttttttttttaaaatgtaaacttgTGTAACTTAAGTTAATGCTGTCACAGGGATGTGCAAGTAGTATTAAATCTACAATATTAAATACAACTATTCTGGCACTtgttaaaatatatgcaaaatgcACACAGATTATAAACTTTGAACATTTTGAATGACTTTACTAAACTTCCAATTCAATCACTGAGTATTATGAAATTTACAATTCATGAAATAAACAGATTCATATAAAGAATTTACATAATTCCCCAAAtactttcaaatataaaatttaataaataaccCTGACCAGTCAAAAAGCACCATTCAAGGGTAAAATTCCCTTGGAAAATAGATTAGGTGTTGCATATTTGAGTCCCTTTCAATGGTTTCATGTGAAACCTGTTTagaaaaatgacaataaaagAATCACAGTAAACTAATACAAAAATTCAaataagatatatatatatatatttaaaggtAAAGCTCATTCAATCTTTTCCCAGCCCTTGATTTTATTCCTGCTGTTCTTCCCAGAATTTAGCCTAAACATATGAAGAGGCCTCATTGTTTTGTCTAGAAGTAAACCAAAGGCTGCAGCATAAAACATGAATTTATGCTTGGGAAGACTGCATTAAGAACTATCAATTTAGGCCTACAGTATATTCTGCTGAACAGTGAATTGACAGTATCCTTTATGCTATTGAAAGATTTCACACTAAAAAAGCAGAGCCAATCTTGAGGCCTTATTGACCAAACTGAACTTTTAATATACTGTAAGTATTTACAAAGCtattttctaaatgtatttaCAAGTTTAGAAGAAATAATACGGAAGATAACTGATTAGGAAAactaaaataactgtttaaaaCCACAAACATTAGCAAAGATAtaaaatcctttattttcacagtttgTCATAGTAGATTAAACATCTAGAGGAAAGGACACTGTCactgttttcacatttgtttATAATTAAAAAGGTAGATTAAGAAGAGACTCAATTATGAACCAGCCTATATAATttcatgatttattttgctgtcaaatattttttcacatattttattGACTTCTGCatttattgaaaatgaaatgtgtaaCAGCTCTATGCTAACTTAAAACTGTACAGACACAAGACACTGTACAGTACTTCCATAACTTGCTTAAAATAACACAGCATAAtctgttttggtggtttgtgAAATGAACTTCAAGCAGATAATGCTTCATGTTTCATGGCAATGTTAATCCTGGCATACCATTATGTGACAAGGCACAATTTAATTGCTGTTGCCAGGTTTGAAGTTCGTTTTCTACCAGAGTCACACACTTGTAAGTGTAAATGTAATGCTCGATGATGTTTTATGCTTGCCTATGTATGCATCCTTTGAAGCACTGCTGAACTTTACAGTACTGTGTTATGGCTTGATAATTATTAACACTGCTAGCAGTGGAAAGGGTAAATGGCGTATCAACACGAATAGGAGCAAGTAGAACTTGCAAACTGCTGAATCATGATTTTGTAGAAAAAGTGATCATTTCCTGCCCCTTAACAGTCCTGTTACAATGTTTTGAACCTGAACCTGTACAATCAAAGTgatgttggttttttgtttgtttttgtcagAGACAATTTTGGATAAGTCACTCTTTGGTAAACTCAAaccattttaatacatttacaaatacaaagaaCTAGATTTAAATAATGTTAAGATTGTGACACAGAGAAATtcaagaaatataaaattagtACCCATATCCTGCTATCCTCAACTCATacttccatggaaaaaaatcacaccaaaGGCACCACAGCACAAGTCCAAGATAAAGGGTTAAAAATAACTGTACATTTCTTGGATTTTGCATGTCTCAAACTTAATTTATCAAACAcagtttttttgcatttaattacttaaaacaaacatttaggaaaaaaacagtatcagAAACACCAACATGTTTTTAAGTGGGTAAACATATAGACTACCTTCCCTAGACACAGACATATACTTTCCCTTACTGGAAACAAAAGTTCTATTGTTGCTTCAAGGAGAGAAACATCTCCCCACCCTCTGCCTCTTTATTTAGGCAATTTTAGGACAAAGAGGCAAAAAATGTACTCAATTTAACTGAAACTGCTCCAATAGAGCAGGTGGGGTTTATACTGTAAATCTATATTTAGTGAAATTAATTCTTATTGCAGACTGTCACAATATCAAGAACTAGTGTATTTAATAAAGCTACTGCACAAATATGCCCCAACTTCACAGGAGCCAAAAAAGCTTTACAAGATAGCAAACCTACCTTTTTGCTTTCCCGTAATTTAGGAatgagcttttattttctaaatttcagGAGTTAAACAGCATGttcacagatgtatttttttcaatatttgctAAACAAACATACGGCCCAATTATataaaacctgtattttaaagaagcaTGTGATTAATTTAATTATCTTCATCAGGTTGAATTTTACACGGTAGTGTTTGCCAGTTCATGCTTTTGAGGTCTCATgctattgggtttttttgttgtggttggtttgtttggggtgggtttttgtttgtttgtttggctgttttttttgtgtgtgtgtgtttgttttcttttgcttaactGTTACCATTAGGTTtcacattttatatattatacTGACCTAAATGATGAAGTTAGcaccatattaaaaaaaacatttggtgaaacaaaaagatttagagtatttttaaagttgttggTAGTTCCTTTATGCAGAAAACAACCACTGAAAATCGTAGGGAAGCCATAGCAACTCTGTAATACTCACACATGAAATAACAGACATATTGCTTGAAATTCCCATAGagtaattgtttttttaatacaaaaaaaggtATAAATTCCAAGTGCTGACATATCACTTGGAGCTTTAAGTAGGAAGTCAATGTGCACCTGAAAACAGCTCTCTGTGAAGAGAGCTATTAAAACACTGCTTGGAAATACTGTAGTTTAAACTACAACATCTCTCTCAGGTTTTAACCAACCATGAAGAGTGATGAAGTTAAATTTAATTACCTGGTATGGTTCTACAGTACGAAATGAAGGTAGATTCTGAGGCcagtaaaaacacatttaaaaccACAATGCTACTTTTAGGTTTgctaatttttgtgtgtgtgtgtgtgttttttttttttttatatatatatatatatatatagatatatctatctctctatatataaaAAGGTCAGCACCACAGGTTGTCCAGCTTGTGTTCTAGACAACTAAGAAAACCCCTCAACAATTTAACCATAATTTAATAGATTTATGGCATTTGGTTTACAtatgttaaaaagcaaagctattaaaaCAAGGTAACTCACTTTGCTCACTTTTGCACACAAAGTAATAgtataataaaatgaaaacccaacaacattcatttaaaaccaaaaccatccTCCCAAAGTCTGAAGTCCTAAATCCTAAGCAGAGAGGAGACCTAGCAATTGAAAGAACGGTACATGGTATAAACCTTGACATACTTTTACATTCACCTCAACCAGAATAGGAAAAGTGaaagcattttatatatataaaacaaatttatatatatatataaacagacTAACTACCAAAAACAGTTAGTAAAAGCAAATAGATTTCATCATGACACACAGGAAGAATCAAAGCTATAATAATCTCTCTCCCCACTGCTGTGTAACTCATTACCAGCAACAGgatttaggaaataaaataaggaagatTACAGCCTCTTGGTGtatccagcagagctgccaaTCTTATTCTAATATCTTTCTCCACTGGAATTTGTGTCTTGCCAGATCAACCAGTAGGGACGCTTTAGCAGACTCTTCCTATCCTTTCCCCAGCACACTGTCGTTTATATTTTGAGCAtctttgaaagtaaaaaaacccaaacaacccagCCTCCTTCAAAAACAAAGAATACTTATGTAGTATTCTCCAGAAACCATTTCAAACTGATTTCCAGAAGGTCAGGAAAATTAGAAGGCTGTTATACTTGTACTGAAGATtactaaaagaataaaagatttcaaaaatacattagTAATGTGCTTGTTTGTGTTGCACTTagaatgtaatattttaatcagACGTGTTAGACATTGCATGAATTTCCATACTAGAATCCATAGCTTCAGAAGCTGAAGCGTCATTATCTACTTTCTGTTCCACAAATGCTTCTGTTCTGTCTGGAGACTCTACCCTGTTTCTTACTTCTGTTACCCCAGGGTGATTTTTTCGCAAATGCTGGTTTAGTGTAccctggaaaggaaaacattttccacagaTCTCGCAGCGAAAGGGCTTGTCATCTGTGTGACCACGAATATGATACTCAAGTTGGTCCTTGCGGGTATATTTCTTCCCACAAAACTTGCACACGAAAGGAGTTATTCCCATGTGCAATCGCATGTGTCGATCAAGGCTCCCTTTCTGGTTGAAAGACTTTCCACAGTAAATACAAATTAGCCTCTCACTGTATGGATACCAATGACctcttgtatttctttcccGTGGACTATTTTCATATCCTGGGTTACTCACCATGGATTCACTGTCAGCCCCTTGCACCAAGCCCTGAACATCACTATGCAAGTGACCAGTGGATACCCGTTTTTGGCGTGCACGACCCCCTCTGAAACAGCTCAGCATTGACCTTGAAGGACTCATATTGCTCAGGCTTCCGAAGGTTTCAGACACACCTGTAGCCTGTGATGAGGCATGGGTAAACGAATAAACATGTTGTAAGACAGACCCATATGAACCAACATTTACTGCCACCACTTGCTCTCCGTCCACCATTTCAGTATGATATCCATCATCACCAAGGGAAGAGCTATCAGAGCAGCTTGGCCTGTCAgacttttccattttaacttTCACCTCTGCAATCTGACTCTCCCTTACTATCAGGTCTCCTTGCTCATGATCACCTTCAATCTGAATCTCATATTCAGAGATACTCCCACTGCTTCCTCGATCTGAATGCCCTTCTTCTTGCAGACGACTACGTAGAGTTTTGCCTGGAGTAGTTTCCATCCTAAGATCGCTGCCTGCTGTTGACTGTCGCACCTGAGAGCAATAAGGGGGAGATATCTCAATAGGATTGGCAAAGTAGCTGCTGTCTTTAACTCCATTGcgattttctgaattttcttcagcACCAACAGTGACAGAGTCAACATCACCAACACTGATCTTTGAATGAATACTCTCCAGTATCTGTGTGCATTTATCAATGACGCACTGCATCTGTAGAAAGCTAGCTGCAGTTAGAAAACTAACAACATCCTTCAGCTGTAAGGACATCCTTCCAgtgtaacaaaaagaaagcaactgtTCAAAAACATTAGGATTTTTAATAACTGATATTGATAAGCCACTCATGGTGCTTAATGCTGAATGGTCACGGAAATACGGAGAACTGGCAGCTAAGACAGCTTTATGGGCTCGAAATGGCTGACCCTGAATATGCACAATTATGTCACATAGCTTTCCTTGCAAGCGGAGTTCATTTAACTGGCTCAGAACAGTGTTGCTGTACTCGGGCACATCAAACTGAATGAAACTGCTGCTGTCCATTTCTACTGATGTAAAGAgtaatctgaaagaaaaatgagaagatttACAACTGAGAATGAATACagagttttccatttcaaaaataaatgcttgcaCATGTTGAAGTTAAATCACCACATTGATCTGTTTCAGGTGTGTTACAACACACCTGACACACATTTATACACGAATATCAACACCTGTGTGTTGGTATAAATACTTGATATAATACAAAAAGTAGAGTCTCAATCTACCcatttcttgcatttcaatAATTTGAATTATCCCTCTACAACATTCACAATTCAATTGCTCATAATACATCACAGGCTCCCTGGGACAGTCTATGTCCTAGAAGGAACTTCGCAATTTCACTCCCTGGTAAGAGCTGCAGAACAATACCCCCACCCTCCcaaaagaatattaattttatagTCACTAGGCAAGTTAACTTCAGAACCATTAGCAGGTCTTCAAGCCAGACACTACATTGATACCTGCAGGGAACTGCACTGTTAAATTGCCCAAGAATGATTTTTGCAAGGTACTTCATGAAGTTTGAAAAACCTGCTGAAGAAAAGCCACAAGCACATAtgggtgtgtgtgcatgcataaacacacacaaaaatatttttaaaaaaacattccttAGGTCTAGATATGTCAAATTCATTTCAGAGGAGATGAATATACTACCCCAGtgacatttctgtttaaacattTACCTTCTTAGAAAATAATCTcagtaattatttaaaaaaagtaaaagtcaATCTTTCAATATTAACATCACAAACCAAGGAAATCCTagtgaaaggaaacatttaagtGTGGACTCAATTCCAAACTATTTACCCCATGTGTCAGAGGTTCCTAGATAATAGTGAATTTGTG
This genomic window contains:
- the ZBTB34 gene encoding zinc finger and BTB domain-containing protein 34 isoform X2 translates to MDSSSFIQFDVPEYSNTVLSQLNELRLQGKLCDIIVHIQGQPFRAHKAVLAASSPYFRDHSALSTMSGLSISVIKNPNVFEQLLSFCYTGRMSLQLKDVVSFLTAASFLQMQCVIDKCTQILESIHSKISVGDVDSVTVGAEENSENRNGVKDSSYFANPIEISPPYCSQVRQSTAGSDLRMETTPGKTLRSRLQEEGHSDRGSSGSISEYEIQIEGDHEQGDLIVRESQIAEVKVKMEKSDRPSCSDSSSLGDDGYHTEMVDGEQVVAVNVGSYGSVLQHVYSFTHASSQATGVSETFGSLSNMSPSRSMLSCFRGGRARQKRVSTGHLHSDVQGLVQGADSESMVSNPGYENSPRERNTRGHWYPYSERLICIYCGKSFNQKGSLDRHMRLHMGITPFVCKFCGKKYTRKDQLEYHIRGHTDDKPFRCEICGKCFPFQGTLNQHLRKNHPGVTEVRNRVESPDRTEAFVEQKVDNDASASEAMDSSMEIHAMSNTSD
- the ZBTB34 gene encoding zinc finger and BTB domain-containing protein 34 isoform X1 codes for the protein MDDVEICLFNWKSRLLFTSVEMDSSSFIQFDVPEYSNTVLSQLNELRLQGKLCDIIVHIQGQPFRAHKAVLAASSPYFRDHSALSTMSGLSISVIKNPNVFEQLLSFCYTGRMSLQLKDVVSFLTAASFLQMQCVIDKCTQILESIHSKISVGDVDSVTVGAEENSENRNGVKDSSYFANPIEISPPYCSQVRQSTAGSDLRMETTPGKTLRSRLQEEGHSDRGSSGSISEYEIQIEGDHEQGDLIVRESQIAEVKVKMEKSDRPSCSDSSSLGDDGYHTEMVDGEQVVAVNVGSYGSVLQHVYSFTHASSQATGVSETFGSLSNMSPSRSMLSCFRGGRARQKRVSTGHLHSDVQGLVQGADSESMVSNPGYENSPRERNTRGHWYPYSERLICIYCGKSFNQKGSLDRHMRLHMGITPFVCKFCGKKYTRKDQLEYHIRGHTDDKPFRCEICGKCFPFQGTLNQHLRKNHPGVTEVRNRVESPDRTEAFVEQKVDNDASASEAMDSSMEIHAMSNTSD